The window ATCTCGTCCTGCAGGAGCTAGGGCGCAGCAAGCTGATGCTGCCCGGTGGCATCGTCATCACCGGCGGGTGCGCTCTGCTGGAAGGCATCCAGGAGCTCAGCGAGCAGATGTTCAACATGCCGGTCCGGATCGGCTACCCGCGACAGCTCAAAGGGCTGTCCGACCGAGTCCACTCGCCGATCCACGCCACGGGCGTCGGGCTCCTGCTTCACGGCACGCGCGAACGATGGAGCGGCAAGGGGAGCCAGCGGTTCATCAAGGGGAACCTGTTCGACAATATCCTTAAGAGGATGAAGAGCTGGTACTCCTACCTGAAGGAGGACTACTTCTAGTCCAGACACCCATCCAGGGTCGAGATCGAATCACAGGAGGGGAAGGCGGATATCCGCCTTCCGCCTCCTTTCCCTGTTTGGTGCGGTTTGGCGTGCTGCGATCCGCATCGGGAAGCTGAACCGGGAACGGCATTTCGAGGGTGCGCCCCATGGGCGCCCATGTTACACTGGCGGTCGGGTCGCGTGTGGAGCCGATCTCGTTTTGGTAGACGAGAGCGGCTGGGGTTCGTCGGGAGTAGGGGCTTTCGATGCTGGAGTTTGAACAGGAACAGCAGTACGCCGCCACGATCAAGGTGATCGGTGTCGGCGGGGGTGGCAGCAACGCAGTCAAGCGGATGATCGAGTCGGACCTGGACGGCGTGAGCTTCTATGTCGTGAACACGGACGTCCAGGCTCTCCAAATGTGTCACCATGCCGAGAAGGTCCAGATCGGCGCGGAACTGACTCGTGGGCTCGGCGCGGGAGCCGATCCGGAGATCGGTCGCAAGGCAGCGCAGGAGGATAACGAAGTCCTGCAGAAGATGGTCGCGGGAGCCGACATGGTGTTCGTCACCGCAGGAATGGGCGGGGGAACCGGCACCGGTGCCGCCCCGATCATCGCGCAGATGGCGCGAGAAGCCGGCGCGTTGACCATCGCCGTGGTGACGCGTCCGTTCAACTTCGAGGGCAAGAAGCGGAAGATGGTCGCCGAGGAGGGTCTCGACGCCCTCAAGTCCGGCGCCGATGCACTCATTATCATCCCGAACCAGAAGCTGCTCGAGAACCTGGACCGGTCGACGCCCCTGATGCAGGCATTCCGCCGGGCTGACGATGTACTGTCGCAGGGCGTCCAGAGCATCTCCGACCTCATCACGAAGAGCGGCGAGATCAATCTCGACTTCGCCGACGTGAAGACCATCATGGCGGGGTCGGGTTCCGCTCTGATGGGCATCGGCACCGCCCAGGGCGAGAACCGGGCTGCCATCGCCGCCGAGAAGGCGATCACGTCGCCGTTCCTCGAAGAACAGTCGATCCGTGGCGCGACGGGCATTCTCGTGAACGTGACGGCGGGACTGGACTTCACGCTCCACGAGCTCGACCAGGCGATGCAGATCATCCACAACGAGGCATCCGAAGACGCCGAGATCATCTTCGGCCTCGTCCCCGACGTGGAGATGGAGGGTCACGTCAGCGTGACCGTCATCGCCACCGGGTTCGACCATCGCGCGGGTCATCGCGCCACGCCGCGCTCCAGCGCCGGCGACGTCGTCGACCTGAACCGCATCCTCAAGAAGGATTTCGACACGGATGAGGACGACCGCGACACGGTGGGTCGGCCCTCGGCGACGCCGACGGCTCGACCGCGACCGGTCGCGCCACATGAGGGCGACGATTCGCTGGATATCCCCGCATTCCTTAGGGTGAACCCGAAGGCGACCAAGAAGTAGGTCGCCATGCGCAAGCGATGTCTGGGGCGTTGCGGTTCGGGTGCCGTCTGAGCCGCACGCCCCTTCGTTCTGCCGACTCCCAGAGGGCTACATGCCGCATCGCTTCCTCGATCCGACGGCGCTGGTTCGCCTTGGAGGGATGGAGTTCGTCGCACGTCTGGTCGTCGAGGGCTTCATCACCGGCATGCATCGGAGCCCCTACCAGGGCTTCAACGTCGAGTTCGCGGAGCACCGGCAGTACATGCCTGGGGACGACCTTCGACGCGTCGACTGGAGGGTCTACGGCAAGTCCGACCGGTTCTACATCAAGCGCTACGAGGAGGAGACCAACCTCCGAGCCTACCTCGTCGTCGACGCCAGTCGTTCGATGACCTATTCCCGGGACCGGGGCAGCAAGCTGGAGTATACCTGCTACGTCGCGGCGTCGCTCGCATATCTGATGCTGCGACAGCGGGACTCCGTGGGTATTGCGACCGTCGACGACCGCGTCCGGGTCTACATCCCGCCTCGAGCGACACCAGCCCACATGAGCGCGATGCTTTCCGCCCTCGAGTCGATAGACCCAGGCGCCGACACGGATCTCGGACTGGCACTTCACGAGCTCTCCGCGCGACTCGTGAAGCGTGGACTCATCGTGCTCCTGTCCGATCTCCTGACCGATCCGGATTCGACGCTCAAGGCGCTCCGCCTGCTTCGGCACATGAAGCACGAGGTGGTCGTCTTCCATATCCTGGACGAGTCGGAGCGGACGTTTCCCTTCACGCAGCCAACAATCTTCCGAGACGTCGAATCCGGCGAAACGCTCGCGACCAACCCGCGTGTCCTCAAGGCGAGCTACCTGGAAGCTTTGAACCAGTTCGTCGCGACCTACC is drawn from Candidatus Poribacteria bacterium and contains these coding sequences:
- the ftsZ gene encoding cell division protein FtsZ produces the protein MLEFEQEQQYAATIKVIGVGGGGSNAVKRMIESDLDGVSFYVVNTDVQALQMCHHAEKVQIGAELTRGLGAGADPEIGRKAAQEDNEVLQKMVAGADMVFVTAGMGGGTGTGAAPIIAQMAREAGALTIAVVTRPFNFEGKKRKMVAEEGLDALKSGADALIIIPNQKLLENLDRSTPLMQAFRRADDVLSQGVQSISDLITKSGEINLDFADVKTIMAGSGSALMGIGTAQGENRAAIAAEKAITSPFLEEQSIRGATGILVNVTAGLDFTLHELDQAMQIIHNEASEDAEIIFGLVPDVEMEGHVSVTVIATGFDHRAGHRATPRSSAGDVVDLNRILKKDFDTDEDDRDTVGRPSATPTARPRPVAPHEGDDSLDIPAFLRVNPKATKK
- a CDS encoding DUF58 domain-containing protein; the encoded protein is MPHRFLDPTALVRLGGMEFVARLVVEGFITGMHRSPYQGFNVEFAEHRQYMPGDDLRRVDWRVYGKSDRFYIKRYEEETNLRAYLVVDASRSMTYSRDRGSKLEYTCYVAASLAYLMLRQRDSVGIATVDDRVRVYIPPRATPAHMSAMLSALESIDPGADTDLGLALHELSARLVKRGLIVLLSDLLTDPDSTLKALRLLRHMKHEVVVFHILDESERTFPFTQPTIFRDVESGETLATNPRVLKASYLEALNQFVATYRDGCRAHGIDYVLMDTSTPFDFALSTYLSHRK